In Arthrobacter citreus, a single genomic region encodes these proteins:
- the fdhF gene encoding formate dehydrogenase subunit alpha, with translation MVTITINGKEIIAEQGSTILQIINKNEMSHPQICYVPEVDPIQTCDTCIVEINGELKRSCSTVAMSGMNIQLSSPKAKEAQTEAMDRLLENHLLYCTVCDNNNGNCKLHNTVEEMGIEHQKYPYQPKVASCEVDLTHPFYRYDPNQCIACGQCVEVCQNLQVNETLSIDWEAERPRVIWDKGVSINDSSCVSCGQCVTICPCNALMEKSMLGEAGFMTSLNEELLDPMIDLVKKVEPGYSGIFAVSEVEAAMRETRTEKTKTVCTFCGVGCTFEVWTKDRKILKIQPSSDAPVNAISTCVKGKFGWDFVNSEERITKPLIRKNGVFVEASWNEALDLVASKLGSIKQEYGKGSVGFISSSKITNEENYLIQKLARQVFETNNVDNCSRYCQSPATDGLFRTVGMGGDAGTIKDIAKAGLVIIVGANPAEGHPVLATRVKRAHKLHGQKLIVADLRKNEMAERSDIFIRPKQGTDQVWLMAVTKYIIDQGWHDLKFIYENVHFFEDFKVVLEKYTLEYAKSVTGISKETLIQIAEMVHEADGTCILWGMGVTQNTGGSDTSAAISNLLLATGNYRRPGAGAYPLRGHNNVQGACDMGTLPGWLPGYQHVTDDTARKKFEKAWGVEIAGKPGLDNIQMLQSIEKGVMKAMYLVGEDMALVDCNANHIDGVLSELDFFVVQDLFFSKTAQYADVILPAAPSLEKDGTFTNTERRVQRLYQALPTLGESKADWWIVQEIANRLGANWSYKHPGDIFSEMASLAPLFSQASYEVIEGWDSFLWGSLDGASTELLYEDGFNFPDKKARFALADWMEPVEFPEEFDLLINNGRMLEHFHEGNMTNKSYGIQLKVPEIFVEVSPELANERGIKDGSLVRLVSPYGALKLPALVTDRVQKNELFLPMNSTNKESAINFLTGPAADHRTNTPAYKQTRVRMEVLRVEGNSPMPKSNPRNKKRNPQNGVEVKRKWEREGYVHLTTK, from the coding sequence ATTAGAAAATCATTTACTATATTGCACTGTTTGTGATAATAACAACGGTAATTGTAAGCTGCATAATACAGTAGAGGAAATGGGTATTGAGCATCAAAAGTATCCTTATCAACCAAAGGTTGCTTCTTGTGAAGTAGATTTAACACATCCATTTTATCGATATGATCCAAACCAATGTATTGCTTGTGGTCAGTGCGTGGAAGTATGTCAAAATCTTCAGGTAAATGAGACATTGTCAATTGATTGGGAGGCTGAGCGTCCTCGTGTCATTTGGGATAAAGGTGTTTCAATTAATGATTCTTCATGTGTTAGTTGCGGACAATGTGTAACGATTTGTCCTTGTAATGCATTAATGGAAAAATCTATGCTTGGTGAAGCTGGTTTTATGACGAGCTTAAACGAAGAATTACTAGATCCGATGATTGATTTAGTAAAAAAAGTAGAACCAGGATATAGTGGTATTTTCGCGGTTTCAGAGGTTGAGGCAGCAATGCGCGAAACTCGTACGGAAAAGACAAAAACAGTTTGTACTTTCTGTGGTGTTGGATGTACTTTTGAGGTTTGGACGAAGGATCGTAAAATCTTAAAAATTCAACCAAGCTCTGATGCACCAGTAAATGCAATTTCGACTTGCGTAAAAGGTAAATTTGGTTGGGATTTCGTTAATTCGGAAGAACGAATTACAAAACCATTAATTCGAAAAAATGGTGTATTTGTTGAAGCGAGCTGGAATGAAGCACTTGATTTAGTTGCAAGTAAACTTGGTTCAATTAAACAAGAATATGGTAAAGGCTCTGTTGGTTTTATTTCATCTTCAAAAATTACAAATGAAGAAAACTATTTAATTCAAAAGCTAGCACGACAAGTGTTCGAAACGAATAATGTTGATAATTGCTCACGTTATTGCCAATCACCAGCGACAGATGGATTATTCCGTACAGTTGGGATGGGTGGAGATGCAGGTACGATTAAGGATATCGCAAAAGCTGGACTAGTTATTATTGTCGGAGCAAACCCAGCGGAAGGTCATCCTGTCCTTGCGACAAGAGTTAAGCGAGCTCATAAACTACATGGGCAAAAACTGATTGTTGCAGATCTTCGTAAAAATGAAATGGCCGAGCGTTCTGACATTTTTATTAGACCGAAACAAGGTACAGACCAAGTATGGCTGATGGCTGTAACAAAATATATTATTGACCAAGGCTGGCATGACTTAAAGTTTATTTATGAGAATGTTCACTTCTTTGAAGATTTTAAAGTCGTTCTTGAGAAATATACTCTTGAATATGCCAAGAGCGTGACTGGCATTTCAAAGGAAACTCTAATTCAAATAGCTGAGATGGTTCATGAAGCTGATGGAACTTGTATTTTATGGGGAATGGGTGTTACACAAAATACTGGTGGCTCAGATACATCTGCTGCAATTTCGAACTTATTGCTTGCTACAGGAAACTATCGACGTCCAGGTGCAGGTGCTTATCCGTTACGAGGTCACAATAATGTACAAGGAGCATGTGATATGGGTACTCTTCCTGGTTGGCTTCCAGGCTATCAACATGTTACTGATGACACTGCACGTAAAAAGTTTGAAAAAGCATGGGGCGTTGAAATCGCTGGCAAACCAGGTCTTGATAATATCCAAATGCTTCAATCAATTGAAAAAGGCGTTATGAAAGCTATGTATTTAGTTGGTGAGGATATGGCGCTTGTTGATTGTAATGCAAATCATATTGATGGAGTTTTATCGGAACTAGACTTCTTCGTTGTTCAAGATCTTTTCTTCTCGAAAACAGCGCAATATGCAGATGTTATTTTACCTGCTGCGCCATCACTTGAAAAAGATGGAACATTTACAAATACTGAACGTCGAGTACAAAGATTATATCAAGCATTACCTACTCTAGGAGAATCAAAAGCTGACTGGTGGATTGTTCAAGAAATTGCGAACCGTTTAGGTGCAAATTGGAGCTACAAGCATCCAGGCGATATCTTTAGTGAAATGGCAAGTTTAGCTCCACTTTTCTCACAAGCTAGTTATGAAGTGATAGAAGGCTGGGATAGCTTCCTTTGGGGAAGTTTAGACGGAGCAAGTACAGAACTTCTTTATGAAGATGGTTTTAATTTCCCAGATAAAAAAGCTAGATTTGCTTTAGCCGATTGGATGGAGCCCGTTGAGTTTCCGGAAGAGTTTGACCTATTAATTAATAATGGCCGTATGCTTGAGCATTTCCATGAAGGAAATATGACGAATAAATCATATGGTATTCAATTAAAAGTACCTGAGATTTTTGTGGAGGTGTCACCTGAGCTTGCCAATGAACGAGGAATTAAAGATGGCTCATTAGTTCGTTTAGTATCCCCGTATGGGGCATTGAAATTGCCTGCACTAGTAACGGATCGAGTTCAAAAAAATGAGTTGTTCTTACCGATGAATTCAACTAACAAGGAATCTGCTATTAATTTCTTAACAGGACCAGCGGCCGATCACCGTACAAATACGCCGGCTTATAAGCAAACGAGAGTACGTATGGAAGTACTACGTGTAGAAGGTAATAGTCCAATGCCAAAATCGAACCCGCGTAATAAAAAACGAAATCCTCAAAATGGGGTTGAAGTAAAACGTAAATGGGAGCGAGAAGGATACGTCCACTTAACGACAAAATAA
- a CDS encoding DUF1641 domain-containing protein encodes MAKPITTIQKYVPTKEEQKEQKLEDLKNLLAENEDALNKIMSLVSDLNDTGVLEAANSMLQSKEKIAKIALGQMNREPVTNIINNLMGAAGALSSVDPEVTTKLINSVSKGIDEGNKHLEKDDKIGILDLVKVLKDPDVNRAVGFGINFLKGMGKGLKE; translated from the coding sequence ATGGCAAAGCCAATCACGACAATTCAAAAGTACGTACCGACGAAAGAAGAGCAAAAAGAGCAGAAGCTAGAGGATTTGAAGAATTTATTAGCAGAAAATGAAGATGCGTTAAATAAAATTATGAGCTTAGTTTCTGATTTAAATGATACTGGTGTGCTTGAAGCTGCGAATTCTATGCTTCAGTCTAAAGAGAAAATTGCTAAAATTGCTTTAGGACAAATGAACCGTGAGCCGGTAACCAATATAATCAATAACCTAATGGGTGCTGCAGGTGCACTTTCAAGTGTTGACCCTGAGGTAACCACAAAGTTAATCAATTCTGTCTCAAAAGGAATTGATGAAGGGAATAAACATCTTGAAAAGGATGATAAAATAGGCATTCTTGATTTAGTAAAAGTTTTGAAAGACCCTGATGTAAATCGAGCAGTTGGTTTCGGTATTAATTTTCTAAAAGGTATGGGAAAAGGTCTAAAAGAATAG
- the fdhD gene encoding formate dehydrogenase accessory sulfurtransferase FdhD yields the protein MLPNEVRRKILRFENGETNYIEDSVVTEYPVTIKINGQEFATMVSTPEYIEDMVVGFLASEGIIRKYEDIEDIWFQEKEGFVHIKTKNINPYYKEIQSKRYITSCCGMSRQGFVFVNDALTAKKMKEVNVELSFQDCFRLMNEMQQSALLFQNTGGVHNAALCDLNGFVLNRMDIGRHNALDKIYGYCLKNKISISDKIIVFSGRLSSEILLKVAKIGCEVILTKSAPTELALQLAEELGITTVGFIRNKSLNVYTHSNRIVNDK from the coding sequence ATGCTACCAAATGAAGTGAGAAGAAAAATTCTCCGCTTTGAAAATGGTGAAACAAACTATATAGAAGACAGCGTTGTCACAGAATATCCCGTCACGATTAAAATTAATGGACAAGAATTTGCTACGATGGTCAGTACTCCTGAATATATTGAAGATATGGTCGTAGGTTTTCTGGCATCTGAAGGAATTATCCGGAAATATGAGGATATTGAAGACATATGGTTCCAAGAAAAAGAAGGCTTTGTTCATATTAAAACAAAGAATATTAATCCATATTATAAAGAGATTCAAAGTAAAAGATATATCACATCATGCTGTGGGATGAGTAGACAAGGCTTTGTTTTTGTAAATGACGCATTGACAGCAAAAAAAATGAAAGAAGTGAATGTTGAGCTATCATTTCAAGATTGTTTTCGTTTAATGAATGAGATGCAACAATCAGCTCTTTTGTTTCAAAATACAGGTGGAGTCCACAACGCTGCTTTATGTGATTTAAATGGATTTGTTTTGAATAGAATGGATATTGGGAGACATAATGCATTAGATAAAATCTATGGTTATTGTCTTAAAAATAAGATTAGTATTTCAGATAAAATTATTGTGTTTAGTGGACGTTTATCTTCTGAAATTTTACTAAAAGTAGCTAAAATTGGTTGTGAGGTAATACTGACTAAATCTGCTCCAACTGAATTAGCACTTCAATTAGCTGAAGAATTAGGAATTACGACAGTTGGATTTATTCGAAATAAATCTTTAAATGTATACACACATTCAAATAGAATTGTAAATGATAAATAA
- the moaA gene encoding GTP 3',8-cyclase MoaA, which produces MKNVALDKHQRPLQDLRISVTDRCNFRCRYCMPEEIFGPDYAFLSQDKILSFDEIERLTRIFVSLGVRKIRITGGEPLLRKGLPILIERLNKIDGVEDIALTTNGTLLKKFAKELYEAGLKRVTVSIDSLDQERFSYMSGKRGNVKSVLEGIQAAADIGMKVKINMVVQKGKNEQDIIPMAQYFKEKKHILRFIEYMDVGNYNGWKLDEVISKKTIIDMIHEIMPLELTEANYVGEVANRYRYKDSDDEIGIISSVTDSFCSTCTRARISAEGKLYTCLFATKGYDLRELVRSDQDDEQIKESILSIWSNRTDRYSDERLSNTKKPSNKIEMSHIGG; this is translated from the coding sequence ATGAAAAATGTTGCATTGGATAAACACCAACGACCTTTACAGGATTTACGTATATCTGTTACCGATCGCTGCAATTTTCGTTGCCGTTATTGTATGCCTGAAGAAATTTTTGGTCCGGACTATGCTTTTTTATCACAAGATAAAATACTATCCTTTGATGAAATTGAAAGATTAACGCGTATTTTTGTATCTTTAGGCGTTAGAAAAATAAGAATTACCGGTGGTGAACCTTTATTACGGAAAGGTTTACCTATATTAATTGAGCGATTAAATAAGATCGATGGTGTTGAAGATATTGCTTTAACAACAAATGGTACTTTACTTAAAAAGTTCGCAAAAGAGTTATATGAAGCGGGTTTAAAAAGAGTTACTGTCAGCATCGATTCACTAGATCAAGAACGATTCTCTTATATGAGTGGTAAACGTGGAAATGTAAAATCGGTTCTTGAAGGAATTCAAGCAGCTGCTGATATTGGCATGAAAGTCAAAATCAATATGGTAGTTCAAAAAGGTAAGAATGAACAAGATATTATCCCGATGGCACAGTATTTTAAAGAGAAAAAACATATTCTTCGATTTATTGAATATATGGATGTTGGAAACTATAACGGCTGGAAGCTCGATGAAGTCATATCCAAAAAAACGATCATAGACATGATCCATGAAATCATGCCTTTAGAATTGACTGAAGCTAATTATGTAGGTGAGGTTGCAAATCGATATCGATATAAAGATAGTGATGATGAAATTGGCATTATTTCATCAGTTACCGATTCATTTTGTTCAACTTGTACAAGAGCACGTATTTCTGCGGAAGGAAAATTATATACTTGCTTATTTGCTACTAAAGGATATGATTTGAGAGAATTGGTAAGGTCTGATCAAGATGATGAGCAAATAAAAGAATCAATTCTTTCGATATGGAGCAATCGAACTGATCGCTATTCGGATGAGCGGTTAAGTAATACAAAAAAACCATCAAATAAAATTGAAATGTCACATATAGGCGGTTAA
- a CDS encoding molybdopterin-synthase adenylyltransferase MoeB has product MTERYSRQQLFTPIGEKGQELIRKKHVLIVGAGALGSASAEALVRAGIGKLTLIDRDYVEISNLQRQQLYTEEDAFEKLPKVIAAKQRLHKINAEVSINALVMDATSENMDILLKDIDVMIDATDNFDIRFIINDLSQKYEIPWVYGSCVGSLGMCCTILPSKTPCLNCILKGVPVPGATCDTAGIISPAVQLVSAFQVAEALKILVEDYSAVNPKFLIFDLWNNQHFSFKVTKLKSDECPSCGLNKTYPYLSFENQTKTSTLCGRNTVQIRPSMTKNYDFNELEHQLKQHGKVERNPYLISCQLEDYRFVIFLDGRVFVHGTNNIQEAKKLYYRLLG; this is encoded by the coding sequence ATGACAGAACGTTATTCGCGTCAGCAACTTTTTACTCCTATTGGTGAAAAGGGACAAGAATTGATTAGAAAAAAACATGTTTTAATCGTTGGAGCAGGTGCGTTAGGAAGTGCTAGCGCTGAGGCACTTGTTAGAGCCGGAATTGGAAAACTAACTTTAATAGATCGAGATTATGTTGAAATAAGTAATTTGCAGAGGCAACAACTTTATACAGAAGAAGATGCATTTGAAAAACTACCGAAAGTAATCGCGGCTAAACAACGTCTACATAAAATTAATGCAGAAGTGAGCATCAATGCACTAGTAATGGATGCTACTTCAGAAAATATGGACATTCTTCTAAAAGATATCGATGTGATGATTGATGCAACAGATAATTTTGATATTCGATTTATCATAAATGATTTATCTCAGAAGTATGAAATTCCATGGGTATATGGTTCTTGTGTTGGCAGTTTAGGTATGTGTTGCACAATTCTGCCTAGTAAAACGCCTTGTTTAAACTGTATATTAAAGGGTGTACCTGTACCTGGTGCGACATGTGATACAGCTGGAATTATTAGTCCAGCTGTTCAATTAGTATCAGCATTTCAAGTTGCGGAAGCATTGAAAATATTAGTTGAGGATTATTCCGCAGTCAATCCAAAATTCCTTATATTTGATTTATGGAATAATCAACATTTTTCATTTAAAGTAACAAAATTGAAGTCAGATGAGTGCCCTTCATGTGGATTGAATAAGACATATCCTTATTTATCATTTGAAAATCAAACGAAAACAAGTACACTTTGTGGACGAAATACGGTCCAAATCAGACCATCAATGACGAAAAATTATGATTTTAATGAACTAGAACATCAATTAAAACAACACGGAAAAGTTGAACGAAATCCTTATTTGATCTCTTGCCAGTTAGAAGATTATCGTTTTGTCATTTTTCTAGATGGAAGGGTTTTCGTTCATGGCACAAATAATATACAAGAAGCTAAGAAACTATATTATCGTTTATTAGGTTAA
- a CDS encoding molybdopterin molybdotransferase MoeA: MVEKRIPLPVAEAVRKVMEFAVHGSQEMVSIDLAYGRVLADDLKADQDIPAFDRSPYDGFAIRAEDTIHTNNENPTVFEVVGEIGAGSVFQNKVEPFQAVRIMTGAQIPQGCSAVVMLELVKEMKTEDKSFIEIKRSFPKGDNISFQGEETSKGDILVKKGTEINPGTIALLATFGYSQVPVAKKPVIGVIATGSELLDVNEPLEPGKIRNSNSYMVLAQIQKAGGIPKYLGKFSDDLDTCFSEVKNALEQVDILITTGGVSVGDYDYLPDIYARLGATVLFNKIAMRPGSVTTVAHLDNKLLFGLSGNPSACFVGFELYVRPIIQTYLFNETPHLKRVSAVLGENYPKPNPFTRFVRGKIVYDESGLTAIPAGFDKSSAVSSLANTDAFIVLPGGTRKYEKGMAVDLLLLEDPQGSKWPWHDFIPSYK, from the coding sequence ATGGTTGAAAAAAGAATACCACTACCGGTAGCAGAAGCAGTTCGTAAAGTGATGGAGTTTGCTGTACACGGATCACAGGAAATGGTTTCAATTGATTTAGCGTATGGTCGAGTATTGGCTGATGACTTAAAAGCTGATCAAGATATACCTGCTTTCGACCGTTCTCCATATGATGGTTTTGCAATTAGAGCAGAAGATACAATTCATACAAATAATGAAAATCCTACAGTTTTTGAAGTAGTAGGAGAAATTGGGGCTGGCTCAGTTTTCCAAAATAAAGTAGAACCATTCCAAGCTGTGCGTATTATGACTGGGGCACAAATACCTCAAGGTTGTTCAGCAGTTGTCATGCTTGAATTGGTGAAAGAGATGAAAACGGAAGATAAATCATTTATTGAAATTAAACGTTCATTTCCAAAGGGCGATAATATTTCTTTTCAAGGTGAGGAAACGTCAAAAGGAGATATTCTTGTCAAAAAAGGCACAGAAATCAATCCAGGAACAATCGCATTATTAGCAACATTTGGGTATAGCCAAGTTCCGGTAGCGAAAAAGCCAGTAATCGGAGTAATTGCAACAGGGAGTGAATTGCTTGATGTAAATGAACCACTTGAACCTGGTAAAATTCGCAATAGTAACTCCTATATGGTTCTCGCTCAAATTCAAAAAGCAGGCGGAATTCCTAAATATTTAGGAAAGTTTAGCGATGACTTGGATACTTGCTTTTCTGAAGTGAAAAATGCGTTAGAACAAGTAGACATCTTGATTACTACTGGCGGGGTATCTGTCGGTGATTATGACTATTTACCAGATATTTATGCTAGATTAGGAGCTACAGTATTATTTAATAAAATTGCTATGCGTCCAGGAAGTGTAACAACTGTCGCACATTTAGACAACAAATTATTATTCGGTTTATCAGGAAATCCATCTGCTTGTTTTGTTGGGTTTGAACTATATGTTCGACCGATTATCCAAACGTATTTATTTAATGAAACACCTCATTTAAAGAGGGTAAGTGCGGTATTAGGAGAAAATTACCCGAAACCGAATCCTTTTACTAGATTTGTAAGAGGGAAAATTGTATACGATGAAAGTGGCTTAACCGCAATTCCAGCAGGGTTTGATAAATCTAGCGCAGTATCTTCCTTAGCTAATACAGACGCATTTATCGTTTTACCTGGTGGAACTAGAAAATATGAAAAAGGGATGGCAGTGGATTTATTATTATTAGAAGATCCTCAAGGAAGTAAATGGCCTTGGCATGATTTTATTCCTTCATATAAATAA
- a CDS encoding molybdenum cofactor biosynthesis protein MoaE: MEQSLFTIVDTPIVVEEVSDKVKSRNAGAITLFIGTVRELTKGKKTLSLEYQAYESMAVKKLAQIGDEIKQKWPDALVAITHRVGKLTISDIAVVIAVSSPHRKVAYEANEYAIERIKQIVPIWKKEFWEDGTMWIGDQLENTAYEGGKPSTEESK, translated from the coding sequence TTGGAACAATCATTATTTACTATTGTTGATACGCCAATTGTCGTTGAAGAAGTTTCAGATAAAGTTAAAAGCAGAAATGCCGGGGCGATTACTCTTTTTATCGGTACTGTTAGGGAATTAACAAAAGGTAAAAAGACACTGTCTTTAGAATATCAAGCGTATGAATCAATGGCAGTAAAAAAGCTTGCGCAAATTGGTGATGAAATAAAACAAAAATGGCCAGATGCACTCGTTGCGATTACTCATAGAGTGGGTAAATTAACGATTAGTGATATTGCAGTTGTTATTGCAGTTTCCTCACCACACCGTAAAGTTGCATATGAAGCAAATGAATATGCAATTGAACGAATCAAACAAATTGTTCCGATTTGGAAAAAAGAGTTTTGGGAAGATGGTACGATGTGGATTGGTGACCAACTAGAAAACACAGCATACGAAGGTGGAAAACCAAGTACGGAGGAATCAAAATGA
- the moaD gene encoding molybdopterin converting factor subunit 1, with the protein MIKVLLFAHLREKAGTDELTISVENGIKVKALKDLMMNKYDLPQLNQIMTAINEDFVTDEEIVSDGDTVAFIPPVSGG; encoded by the coding sequence ATGATTAAAGTATTATTATTTGCTCATTTACGCGAGAAAGCTGGAACTGATGAATTAACAATTTCAGTTGAAAATGGGATAAAAGTTAAGGCGTTAAAAGATTTGATGATGAATAAATACGATCTACCACAGCTTAATCAAATTATGACGGCAATAAATGAAGACTTTGTAACAGATGAAGAAATTGTAAGCGATGGCGATACTGTAGCGTTTATTCCACCGGTTAGTGGAGGATGA
- a CDS encoding molybdenum cofactor biosynthesis protein MoaB, with product MHKHNEKAIVNIAVLTISDTRTVENDESGKLIKSLLEEQNHIVHHYQIIKDEKALIDSTVRSLCEDDEVQVLILTGGTGFTRRDVTYEAISKLLDKEMQGFGELFRSLSYTEIGPKAMFSRAIAGSFNDKAIYVIPGSKNAVNLAMTKLILPTCQHFVEELNRQ from the coding sequence TTGCATAAACATAATGAAAAAGCAATTGTTAACATCGCAGTTTTAACAATTAGTGATACTAGAACTGTTGAGAATGATGAGAGCGGTAAGCTTATAAAATCTTTATTAGAAGAGCAAAATCATATCGTGCATCATTATCAAATTATAAAAGACGAAAAAGCATTGATTGATTCGACAGTTAGATCATTGTGTGAAGATGATGAAGTTCAAGTACTGATTCTAACTGGTGGAACAGGTTTTACAAGAAGAGATGTTACATATGAAGCAATTTCAAAATTACTTGATAAAGAAATGCAAGGATTTGGGGAGCTGTTCCGTTCATTAAGCTATACAGAAATCGGACCAAAAGCGATGTTTAGTAGAGCAATTGCTGGTAGTTTTAATGATAAGGCAATCTACGTCATTCCTGGCTCAAAGAACGCAGTGAACCTAGCGATGACAAAATTAATTTTACCGACTTGCCAACATTTTGTAGAAGAATTAAATAGACAATGA
- a CDS encoding molybdenum cofactor guanylyltransferase → MKIAGVVLAGGKSSRYGKAKMFETYKNKFLYEYSVQALEESSISPIIISTNEKLVPYFSKNDLEFVIEGETEEYQGPLYAMYNAFSKIQNIDWYFVLACDTPFITADFVKKMIALLKDSNVDAIVPIQSDKLQPLFALYHRNCIGKMKGILDKNNQKLQVLFDEVNVLTVPFSKDERIFKNINRPEDWQNG, encoded by the coding sequence ATGAAAATAGCTGGCGTAGTTTTAGCAGGTGGAAAATCCTCTCGTTACGGTAAAGCCAAAATGTTTGAAACGTATAAAAACAAATTTTTATATGAATATAGTGTACAAGCATTAGAAGAAAGTTCGATTTCACCGATCATCATTTCGACAAACGAAAAACTAGTTCCGTATTTTAGTAAAAACGATTTAGAGTTTGTTATTGAAGGAGAAACTGAAGAATACCAAGGTCCACTGTATGCAATGTACAATGCATTTTCTAAAATACAAAACATTGATTGGTATTTTGTCTTAGCTTGCGACACACCTTTTATTACAGCTGACTTTGTAAAAAAAATGATCGCATTGCTTAAGGACAGTAACGTTGATGCAATTGTTCCGATTCAATCAGATAAACTTCAACCGTTATTTGCACTTTATCATCGTAATTGCATCGGGAAGATGAAGGGAATTTTAGATAAAAACAATCAAAAGCTTCAGGTGCTATTCGATGAGGTTAATGTATTAACAGTACCATTTTCAAAAGATGAACGAATCTTTAAGAATATAAATAGGCCTGAGGATTGGCAAAACGGGTAG
- the moaC gene encoding cyclic pyranopterin monophosphate synthase MoaC: MSEFSHWNEEGRPKMVDISEKDITTRVAIAQSTISISKELYDAIQNGLIKKGDPLNVAQIAGIMGAKKTSDIIPMCHPIALSGTDFTFEYVEVLNGYDLIIRATVKCSGKTGVEMEALTAVSVAGLTFYDMCKAVDKSMVIKDTFLVQKTGGKSGDFFHK, encoded by the coding sequence ATGAGTGAATTTTCCCATTGGAATGAAGAAGGTAGACCTAAAATGGTCGATATATCAGAAAAAGACATAACAACAAGAGTAGCAATTGCGCAAAGTACAATTTCAATCTCAAAGGAATTATATGATGCAATTCAAAATGGATTAATTAAAAAAGGTGATCCATTAAATGTTGCTCAAATTGCTGGAATTATGGGAGCTAAAAAAACGTCTGACATTATACCGATGTGTCATCCTATTGCACTTTCAGGGACTGACTTTACATTTGAGTATGTAGAAGTACTAAATGGCTATGATTTAATCATTCGTGCGACAGTTAAATGCAGTGGGAAAACTGGAGTTGAAATGGAGGCACTTACAGCTGTAAGCGTAGCTGGCCTTACGTTTTACGATATGTGTAAAGCCGTTGATAAGAGTATGGTCATAAAAGATACATTTTTAGTTCAAAAAACTGGTGGTAAAAGCGGCGACTTTTTCCATAAATAA
- a CDS encoding DUF2294 domain-containing protein, with product MSKVIHEFNDYIRKLRKELFGKGPERIHTVLVENMAVSTLYGNLTPTELFIAQSSEGRDIVHNARTKMIQDVYAKNHPVKLEEIVGAKFINLFSDMKVEEDIAISVFVFDKKLENLID from the coding sequence ATGTCTAAAGTCATCCATGAATTTAATGACTATATTCGAAAACTGCGCAAAGAATTATTTGGTAAAGGTCCTGAAAGAATCCATACAGTTTTAGTTGAAAATATGGCTGTTTCAACTTTATATGGAAACCTTACTCCTACTGAACTATTTATCGCGCAATCTTCCGAAGGCCGTGATATCGTACATAATGCTAGAACGAAGATGATTCAAGATGTTTATGCGAAAAATCATCCAGTTAAATTGGAAGAGATCGTTGGTGCTAAATTTATAAATCTTTTTTCTGATATGAAAGTAGAAGAAGATATTGCCATTTCAGTATTTGTTTTTGATAAAAAATTGGAAAACTTAATTGATTAA